The Caviibacter abscessus genome window below encodes:
- a CDS encoding C40 family peptidase, whose product MRKLLFTLCATFLSISQIQMASIHIDDFRLKPTTNEEENIKDEIRKQISEFALNYLNTPYLWGSNGPKSFDCSGYVNYVYEKTVGIDLPRVSSNIAKYGTKVDKDDLQLGDILYFKTTRKNRISHVGIYIGDNKFVHASSRNKKVVISEIKGYYQRTLRGAVRPVK is encoded by the coding sequence ATGAGAAAATTATTGTTTACACTATGTGCCACTTTTTTATCAATATCACAAATTCAAATGGCTAGTATCCATATTGATGACTTTAGATTAAAGCCGACAACTAATGAAGAAGAAAATATCAAAGATGAAATTAGAAAACAAATTAGTGAGTTTGCATTAAATTATTTAAATACTCCATATTTATGGGGAAGCAATGGACCTAAATCATTTGATTGTTCAGGATATGTTAATTATGTTTACGAAAAAACTGTAGGTATTGATTTACCAAGAGTATCATCTAATATTGCAAAATATGGTACGAAAGTTGATAAAGATGATTTACAGTTAGGTGATATACTGTATTTTAAAACTACAAGAAAAAATAGAATATCACACGTAGGTATTTATATTGGTGATAATAAGTTTGTTCATGCGTCATCAAGAAATAAAAAAGTGGTTATCTCAGAAATTAAAGGATATTATCAAAGAACATTAAGAGGGGCTGTAAGGCCAGTTAAATAA